The following is a genomic window from Candidatus Moraniibacteriota bacterium.
CGTTTCGATCGAATCAAGCACGCGCTCGACATCCGGACGCTTCGCATTGAGAGTGATACGATCAATCACGACGTCCATTTCGGAAAGGAGCATGTCCGACGCATGTGGCATCGCCTCCGATATCAGCATGATCTGATTGTGAAATCGCACCCGCGCATAACCGGCCTGCAGCAATATCTGAAGCGCCTCTTTCTCGGTCTTCTTGCGCGTTTGCTCCATCTTAGTCAGAAACATGGTCCGCGTCCCATCGGGAAGGTCCAAAATTTCTCGCAGAATGTCCTGTGCCTCACGCCGATCAAGTCGCTTCCCGCACGAAGGACAGTGCGGCGACCCCGCCTTCGCAAAAAGCACGCGGATATAGTCATATGCTTCCGTCAGTGTCCCGACCGTCGATCTTGGCGAACGCGTAATGCTTTTCTGATCAATTGAGATTGACGGACTGAGATTGGAGATAAAATCCACATCCGGACGATCAAGCGCTTCCATGAAGTGCCGCGCATACGACGAGACAGACTCCATATATCGTCGATTCGCCTCCGCATGAATCGTATCAAACGCAAGTGACGATTTCCCCGACCCTGACACTCCCGTAATTACCACGAACTTCTCCCGCGGAATATCCACATCCACCCCCTTCAGATTGTTCACGCGCGCGCCCCGAATCTCTATCATCGCGCGTTTCGCTTTCTTCGCTTTCCCTTTCACTCCCGAATCAGCTCTCACCGCAGAGGTTTTTGGCATAGCGGAACAGGTATAAAGACGACGCATTGACACCCATGATACCGCATTTTCTCCTGATTGTCACTTTTATAATTCCCCAACACCCACTTCAAAAACCATGTAAAAATCGTCTTCTCTCTCATGAACTTCTCCGTCAAACATTGTCGCCACCACCCTCCAAGAAGAAACTTAAAGCGGATGATCCGCCCCATCAAAAAAAACGCAAGAAACTAAAAATGAGGCTTGATCCTCATTTTTTATGCGTGATACTGTTTTCAGTCTTTGTCAGCCAAAAGTTCATCGTATTTTCGAGACTCCCGATCTTTTTCTTCCAAATGAAATTCCTTGGCAACATGATCTATTTCTTGCCTCGCACTGGAAATATCCGATTCATCTTTGCACAGCACCTCGATCTCTATGAACGCTCCGAGCTTCTCAACATCATCGAGCGTAACAACAACATTTCCACATTCATATGTCCGACGACGCTTATCGACACACGCTACCGGGATATAGCCAATCTCTTGCAAGAGACACTTCGCTGTCTCAGCTGAATCCACACTCAATTCGTACTCCATACGATCCTCGCCACCATCCAAGGCACGTTTATACGTGAGAGTCACACTGTCATCTCCTGCCAAGCGAATTCGCATAACCGGATCTCCTCGCTTAAACGTCGCAAGAGAATTTCCCTCAAGCAAGAATACCGTATCAACTTGCCGAACTGCATCAACTTTTCCATACCGAGCATCCAGAACGCCTTGAATACGCTCCTGATTTTCTTTTGTCAATCGAAATTTTTGCTCTACTTCTATCATACGCATCACTTGAAACAACACTAGATCGAGACTCAAAGACACTATTTCCTAGCCAATACGACAAGGCCAGCCAAAACCAAAAACACACCGAGAATTGTAACACAAAACCGCCTTTTGGGCGGTAAGTATCTCGGATTTTTCCCATTGAGATTCGCGTGAGATCTCCTCAGATTCACACCAAGTATAACGTTTACACATATTCCACGCGCTCCAGCAACGCTATTTACTCATCGAGAGAATCGATTGCTTGATCGCCATTTCAAGTTTGTCCGGTTCATCCGTGCCAATACGATACACACGATTATCTTTCAGAGTAATTTCAACTGCATCGAAACCAGAAACATTATATATCCACATCTTCAGCCAAAACCACACCCGTGTGCCCCAGCCATAATACCAGTGATTTTTCACTCGCGTTACTGATGCAATTTCATTCGTTGCAAATGTTTTTCGGAAAATCCCCCATCCGAAGCAGATGCTCACACATTGTTCATCAACAATAGCGGTCAATGTCGAGAAGGACGCGAGAAGAAAGAGAATGATCGCCATGAGAGCCGTCACCACAAAGTTCGCCCCCGAGTCATATGAAGGCGGCTCCATCCGAGTTGTTACTTGCGCCCACACAAAGAGCACCGACACCGCCATCGTCACCACCAGCATGAGATACCCAATTTGCGTATGCTTATAGAGAGTCATGAAGGTATTGTAGCGGATGCTGGACTAACCCCTTTCAAGAGAGATGTCTTGGCTATTTTTTAGGAGTAAATTCCACCGTCCATTCAATGCCATATTTGTCTCGAAACATTGCAAAAGAGGTACCCCAAGGGCTTTCTGCCATCGACATTTCCATTGAAGTTGATGTAGGGATTTATCGTTACCATATGTATATTAAAGTGTTAATTCACTACAGCTCCTCTAGTTTGGATACTCAAATCCCTCCCCAAGGAATTGCGTCGAGAAAGACAAGGCAAGAATAGTTTTGAAAGTTTCAATGTGCGGTGTATTTTTAAAATAGCTCGAACAGAATTCTGTCCTCGCTGCGCTTCGCACGGCTCGGGTGTGGCGGGAAAAGCGGCATTAAAAATTATAATTGAATCTTGTTTGCAAGATTACCAATAATAGGTAGTTTTGTTTCTTTTCCACGCACACAGTTAGCAATCCCAATTATGGAAAAGATAAGAGAAACCACCCAAACCCCAATCGTGATTGGTAGCGCACCAACTTCAAAACTAATATTAGCTATAACACTAAACCCTATGCCAAAAAATACCAGCACTATTCCTTGTTTTGCATGGAAAAGCACAAAATTGTCATCTTGTTTAGTGATCAAGGGAAAGATTACTAATGCGCCTATGTAAGAAAGAGCTGCCCACGCCTTGCTATTTTTAGAAATCATAGTTGCAAGAAAAGACTATGCGCCACCAGAGAATGCGATGAAAAATCCAATTGCAAGCTCAACAAGAAAAACGATGATCGAAATATGATTAGCCTGTCGTGCTTTCGTGGGATATTTACATCTCCACATATAGTACATAACAGCACCTGTAATTACAGGGTTGATAATACTAAATGTCCATGCAGCAATTTTCTGATTAGTGGTCAATTTCTCATCGCTGATGAATTGAGAACTAGCATAGGCCTTTTTTTCCTCTTTTCTTTTTGATTTAGCGCCCATGAATCCAAAAACCACAACGAATAATATCATTGTAATCCAGAAAGCAGTCCACGAAATATTAGAGGTAAACAAGCCAGCAACAAATCCAAGTACTAGTCCGCCGAATGCCCACTTAATCATTCCGCCAACGTTAATACCGCTTGATTTATTTGTCATAGAACTATTTATTTGTTTGTCCATCGTTTTATTGATTATTAATCATTAAATTGTCGACCTTTATGAAAAAATTTCTTTTTCCCTTTATTGATAAATCCTTTTCGTTTTCGCCCAAAAAACAATACGAATTGGCCGCCGAGCGAAGTGAGGTGGCTTCCTCTGGCTTGAAAAATTCCGACTGGCGGGACACTCGGGTTAAGTACCCCACGATAGGGCTGTTAAGGGATATTTTAGCACCTTCCAGAGGGTTTTACCTAGGCACTCGAGTCTAGGTATCATTTCTGCCAAATGAGACTAATGAGACTAATGAGACTAATAAAGAGGAATTGATTGAGGTGTCTCAAAAGCTTCAGGGTTTGGCTATTTCTAGACTCCTCCTACTGCTGTAAAGAAAGGGTGCCTGTATTCTGCCTTCCTCTTCCTGAGTAGTAGTCCCCCTCAATGAGATTGCCTTTAATCATTAAACGGGTAGTACCATAGTGAATCTGCATACTATCAGGACTACCCATCCGAGGATCGCTTTGATACTGATACGTTAACATTGAGCCTCCCGGAGACTCCAAAGAAAAGGCCGCGATTAAGCTGTGTGATTGAGATTCTGGTGCGGTCAGTATCAGCTCAATAGAAGTCCATGTTTGTTTGATTCGGAGTGATACTTCTTGTTGCTCATTATTAAATGAGGAAACTGCTGTACCGTGCCATTCTCCAGAAATACAAGGTGTTTTGACAAGACGCAAGAAGCGCAAGAGGTTCCAGCGCCATAGGTAATTATCAAAAAGATTGTAAAAAATTGCATAGAACCCCATGACTGAAGGTGCATCAAACCACCAAGGCACGGCAATGTTCAATATCTCAAGAAGATGGCCGAAACCCCATGCAGTTAGAATTGCAGCCACAGAGAGGAGAAGTGGAACAAAACGTCGCTCAGCTGTGTCTGTAGAATACGGATGCATAGATTACTTTCCCCAATTATCCCAAAGCTTCACAAACGCCATGATAGTTGTGTG
Proteins encoded in this region:
- the cyaB gene encoding class IV adenylate cyclase; translated protein: MIEVEQKFRLTKENQERIQGVLDARYGKVDAVRQVDTVFLLEGNSLATFKRGDPVMRIRLAGDDSVTLTYKRALDGGEDRMEYELSVDSAETAKCLLQEIGYIPVACVDKRRRTYECGNVVVTLDDVEKLGAFIEIEVLCKDESDISSARQEIDHVAKEFHLEEKDRESRKYDELLADKD
- a CDS encoding DUF4870 domain-containing protein, which produces MISKNSKAWAALSYIGALVIFPLITKQDDNFVLFHAKQGIVLVFFGIGFSVIANISFEVGALPITIGVWVVSLIFSIIGIANCVRGKETKLPIIGNLANKIQL